GAAGGCGCGCGCCGAGGCCGACCGGGTCGTGGGCGAGGCGCAGGCGGAGGCCGCGAGGTTGGACGCGGAGTCGCTCCAGCGCCGGAACACGATCGAGGAAGACTTCGAGATCGCGATGGCGGCCCGGCGGGTCGAGTCGATGAAGGTGCTGGCCGAGCAGGAGGCGTCGTCGAAGGGCGAGGCCGAGCGGCGGCTGCGTGAGGCGGCCGAGGAAGCCGCGCGCGTGCGTGCCCAGATCGCCCAGGAGCAGGCCGCTTCGAACGCCGAGGCGCAGCGTTTGGTGCGTGAAGCCACCGAAGAGGCCAACCGCCGTCGTCACGACTCCATCAGCGAGGCCACGGCGCGCGTCCAGGAGGCGACGGACGAGGCGAATCGCCGGGTACGCGAGGCCACCGAGGACGCCAACCGCCGCGTCACCCAGGCCACCCAGAAGGTCGACGCCCTCAGGCAGCTCCGCAACCGCCTGTCCCAGCAACTCCACTCCGTGCGCACCGCACTACACGACGTGACGCCGCTCCTGGACCCACTGGAAGAAGAACACCCCACCCCGGCCTCCACCAGCGGCTCCGCCCCCTCCACCCCCGCTCCCGCGGCCCCCACCTCCGGCACCGCCACCCCTCCCGCCACCGGCACCGCCGCCCCCTCCACCCCTGCCAGCGGCTCCGCCACCCCCACTCCCGCGGCCCCCAGCACCGGCGGCGCCACCCCGGCCAGGCCCCAGCCCACCCAGCCCGAAGCCACCAAACCGTCCCCCGACGGCCCCACCCAAAAGATCGCCCGCCCCAACCCCAGGGCCAACGCCGGCAAGCGCTAACCCGCGCGAGTCCTACGTTCAGAACGCGTGAGTCCTACGTTCAGGACCCCCGAATTCAACGCTCAGAACGCGCGAGTCGAACGCTCACGGCCCGCGAATTCACCACTCAGGTACCGCGAATCGCGCGCTCGGGCACGGCGAACCCGACGAGGACGACCGCCGTCACACACCGACGCGGTGACGCCAGTCGAGCACCGCCGAGGCGAACGCGTCCGGCGCCTCCATCGGCGTCAAATGCCCGGCCCCCGCCACCTCGACGTACTCGCCCTGCCGCAGCACCGCGACCAACTCCCTGGCCAACGCGGGCGGCGTGAGGGCGTCGTGCTCCCCCACCAGCACCAACGCGGGCACGTCCACCGACGCCAGCACCTCCGTCGAGTCGGGCCGCACGGCCATCGCCCGCTGCGCCCACGCCACCTCCGCCGGGTCCTGCCCGGAGATCAACTCCCGCACCTGCTCGACCACCGCCGCGTCCGCCGCAGGCCCGAGCAACCCGCCGACCACGGTGTCCGGCACCCACCCGACGCCCTCGGCCTCGACCCGCGCGGCCATCGCCAGCCGGTTCGCCCGCGCCTCGTCCGCGTCCGCCCCGGCACGCGTGTCGGCCAGCACCAGCCCGGCCACCCGCGACGGATCCCGCCGCAGCACTGCCATCGCCACATACCCGCCCATCGAGCACCCGCCGACCACCGCCCGCTCGATCCCACGCTCGTCCAACAACCGCAGCACGTCGTCCGCAACGACCATCAGATCGGGTGAACGACCCCCACCACGCTGCTCCGGCGTGATCGGTTTCAGCAGGTCACGCACCCCGTCCCACATGCGCGAGTCGAGCGGGAAGGCGTGCAGCAGGACTAGCGGAACAGACTCCATACCGGCTTCCATACCCAAATTGTCAGACCCCCTCCCTACCTTCATCCCCATGGCCTCCAACCCGGAACCGGACGAGATCCGAACCGACCGCCTCCTGCTGAGGCGCGTCGGCCCGGGTGACGTGCGCTCCGCGATCGCCGTGATGTCCGATCCGGAGACGAACCGCTTCAACCCGGCCGGCACGCCGTCCGCGGAGCAGGCGGCGAAGATGCTGGTGGAGTGGCAGGCCCACTGGGCACGTGACGACATCGGGTACTGGGCGGTGGAGCTGTCGGAGACCGGGGAGGTCATCGGCTTCGGCGGCCTCCGCCACCACGAGCTGGACGGGGAACCGACGCTCAACCTGTTCTACCGGTTCCGTCCCCGGCACTGGGGTCGCGGCTACGCGCCGGAGATGGCACGCGCGGCCATCGACTGGGCGAGCCGAGACCGGCCGGGCCGTCCGGTGGTGATCATCACCGATCCCGACAACACGCCCTCCCAGCGCGTCGCGGAGAAGCTGGGCTTCGCGCACGTGGGCGAACGCACGACCGATGAGGGACCGATGGTGGTCTGGCGGCGTCAGGAGGTC
This is a stretch of genomic DNA from Saccharothrix ecbatanensis. It encodes these proteins:
- a CDS encoding GNAT family N-acetyltransferase → MASNPEPDEIRTDRLLLRRVGPGDVRSAIAVMSDPETNRFNPAGTPSAEQAAKMLVEWQAHWARDDIGYWAVELSETGEVIGFGGLRHHELDGEPTLNLFYRFRPRHWGRGYAPEMARAAIDWASRDRPGRPVVIITDPDNTPSQRVAEKLGFAHVGERTTDEGPMVVWRRQEVTMVT
- a CDS encoding alpha/beta fold hydrolase translates to MESVPLVLLHAFPLDSRMWDGVRDLLKPITPEQRGGGRSPDLMVVADDVLRLLDERGIERAVVGGCSMGGYVAMAVLRRDPSRVAGLVLADTRAGADADEARANRLAMAARVEAEGVGWVPDTVVGGLLGPAADAAVVEQVRELISGQDPAEVAWAQRAMAVRPDSTEVLASVDVPALVLVGEHDALTPPALARELVAVLRQGEYVEVAGAGHLTPMEAPDAFASAVLDWRHRVGV
- a CDS encoding chromosome segregation protein, with the protein product MGLADDRDLVPLGSGFDIVKRGYDRAQVEDHLERLDSDLRLLAADRDAAVSQTNDLTRQLEAARSEIAELRGQVERLSLPPTTLEGLSERLQRMLRLAQDEANEIKARAEAEGGHVRAKAEADAGVLRTRYEKLIAELDQRRADMEAEHRGVLEKARAEADRVVGEAQAEAARLDAESLQRRNTIEEDFEIAMAARRVESMKVLAEQEASSKGEAERRLREAAEEAARVRAQIAQEQAASNAEAQRLVREATEEANRRRHDSISEATARVQEATDEANRRVREATEDANRRVTQATQKVDALRQLRNRLSQQLHSVRTALHDVTPLLDPLEEEHPTPASTSGSAPSTPAPAAPTSGTATPPATGTAAPSTPASGSATPTPAAPSTGGATPARPQPTQPEATKPSPDGPTQKIARPNPRANAGKR